In Hwangdonia lutea, a single window of DNA contains:
- a CDS encoding aminopeptidase P family protein: MKYHPINSNLFIKNRKNFAAQMKPNSLAVFNSNDIYPIGADSTLPFEQHRDIFYLSGVDQEESILVLFPDCPKEKHREILFLKETNEHIAVWEGEKLTKEKAFETSGIKTVYWLQDLEKVLFEIMTQCDTVYINTNEHYRANVETETREARFTKWLKEKYPAHAVAKSNPILQRLRSVKDQIEIDLMQQACNITEKGFRRVLNFVKPGVYEFNIEAEFMHEFLNNRSRGFAYTPIVASGNNANVLHYIENNQPCNAGDLILMDVGAEYANYSSDMTRTIPVSGTFSERQKAVYNAVNRVKNEATKMLVPGTIWEDYHVEVGKLMTSELLGLGLLDKADVQNEDPNWPAYKKYFMHGTSHHIGLDTHDYGILTEPMQADMVFTVEPGIYIPEEGFGIRLEDDVVIKDDGEPFNLMRNIPIEADEIEDLMNA, translated from the coding sequence ATGAAATATCATCCTATTAACTCAAACCTCTTTATAAAAAACAGAAAAAATTTTGCCGCTCAGATGAAGCCCAATAGCTTGGCGGTTTTTAACTCTAACGACATCTATCCTATTGGCGCAGACAGCACCTTGCCTTTTGAGCAACATCGCGATATTTTTTATTTAAGTGGTGTCGACCAAGAAGAAAGCATTTTGGTTTTATTCCCAGATTGCCCAAAGGAAAAGCATCGGGAAATTCTCTTTTTAAAAGAAACCAACGAACATATTGCCGTTTGGGAAGGCGAAAAGTTAACCAAAGAAAAAGCCTTCGAAACTAGTGGCATTAAAACCGTTTATTGGTTGCAAGACCTTGAAAAAGTCCTGTTTGAAATCATGACGCAATGCGACACCGTTTATATAAATACGAACGAGCATTACCGAGCAAATGTTGAAACCGAAACCCGAGAAGCGCGCTTTACAAAATGGCTAAAGGAAAAATACCCTGCGCATGCGGTAGCAAAGAGCAATCCTATTTTGCAACGCCTCCGTTCGGTGAAAGATCAAATAGAAATTGATTTAATGCAACAAGCTTGTAATATTACCGAAAAAGGATTCCGTCGTGTACTAAACTTTGTAAAACCTGGCGTTTATGAGTTTAATATTGAAGCCGAATTTATGCATGAGTTTTTAAATAATCGCTCACGAGGATTTGCCTATACGCCCATTGTGGCTTCCGGAAACAATGCCAATGTACTGCATTACATAGAAAATAATCAACCCTGTAATGCAGGCGATTTAATTTTAATGGATGTTGGCGCCGAATATGCAAACTATTCCAGCGATATGACGCGAACCATTCCCGTTTCCGGTACATTTTCAGAAAGGCAAAAAGCCGTTTATAATGCGGTAAATCGCGTTAAAAATGAAGCGACCAAAATGTTGGTTCCAGGAACTATTTGGGAAGATTACCACGTTGAAGTTGGCAAATTAATGACCAGTGAATTGTTAGGTTTAGGCTTGCTCGATAAGGCCGATGTACAAAACGAAGACCCCAATTGGCCCGCCTATAAAAAATATTTTATGCACGGTACAAGCCATCACATAGGATTAGATACGCACGATTACGGTATTTTAACTGAGCCGATGCAAGCCGATATGGTGTTTACCGTGGAGCCTGGGATTTACATACCGGAAGAAGGATTTGGAATTCGATTAGAAGACGATGTGGTTATTAAAGACGATGGTGAGCCTTTTAATTTAATGCGAAACATTCCTATTGAAGCCGATGAAATTGAAGATTTAATGAATGCGTAA
- a CDS encoding T9SS type A sorting domain-containing protein: MMKKFTFFMALLFCLINAGPLWAQASLREIPLQQQVEASNLIIEGKVISQKSFWDLASKNIYTSNTIEVFKVFKGEESIEYVDVVTLGGVVGLTAQISSHSLQLAIGRRGVFMLNPTNKLGYTQKMANKRYEAYSGIQGFYKYNMRANTANNVFNSYKDIEKGFYNHLESLTKQKIIKVKQNAAVSLKSKKNTSGLAVTIANISPTSIVAGEKAILTITGSGFGTTAGTIGFPNADDGGATLTSELLAPDDSPAPIPIASQIINWNDTTIEVEVPTEAGTGPVSVFHSSNGMQASSSQTLTVTHAELNVVSAGTAYQVQHVNDNGSGGYTWEMFTDFFNDTEHPGAKAAFESALDSWRCETKVNWTVSGVATTVDVIGVDGDIPPDGRLDADGTNVVRFDNGSELEAGVLGRCTSWYSGCSTGGTPNANWFVSEIDVVFDDATDWYFGSGFPSFSQYDFHSVALHELGHAHQLGHVIDDSPQLDNSNDVMIYALQNSEQQRVLSTENIAGGNSVHDRSTTIVPCGGTSVMSDSTICNLSVEEDELNNAITLYPNPAKNQFHIYKASFINLEKAVIYDISGRLISEHDLSNPSNTKTIKMQNASKGIYFVNIHSDFAMITKKMVLD; this comes from the coding sequence ATGATGAAGAAATTCACTTTTTTTATGGCATTGTTATTTTGCTTAATAAATGCCGGACCATTATGGGCGCAAGCCAGCCTTAGGGAAATACCGTTACAACAGCAAGTAGAGGCATCTAATTTAATAATAGAAGGAAAAGTAATATCGCAAAAATCATTTTGGGATTTAGCAAGTAAAAATATTTACACTTCTAACACTATTGAAGTATTTAAGGTTTTTAAGGGAGAGGAAAGCATTGAATATGTTGATGTGGTTACTTTAGGTGGCGTTGTAGGTCTCACTGCACAAATCTCATCTCATAGTTTACAATTAGCTATTGGACGGCGAGGTGTTTTTATGTTAAATCCAACAAATAAATTAGGTTATACCCAAAAAATGGCAAATAAGAGATATGAGGCATACAGCGGAATTCAAGGGTTTTACAAATACAACATGAGGGCAAATACTGCAAACAACGTATTTAATTCTTATAAAGATATAGAAAAAGGGTTTTACAATCATTTAGAAAGTTTAACAAAACAGAAAATAATTAAAGTAAAACAGAACGCTGCTGTGTCACTAAAAAGTAAAAAAAACACTTCTGGCTTAGCAGTAACAATTGCAAATATATCACCTACTTCAATAGTCGCGGGGGAAAAAGCAATTTTAACAATTACAGGCTCTGGTTTTGGCACAACAGCGGGAACCATTGGTTTTCCAAATGCAGATGATGGTGGTGCAACATTGACCAGTGAATTATTAGCTCCAGATGATTCGCCAGCACCGATACCTATAGCATCACAAATAATAAACTGGAATGATACAACAATAGAAGTTGAAGTTCCCACTGAAGCCGGAACAGGCCCCGTATCCGTGTTCCATAGTTCCAATGGCATGCAAGCTTCCTCTTCACAAACATTAACAGTAACTCACGCAGAATTAAATGTCGTTTCAGCCGGAACTGCATATCAAGTACAGCATGTAAATGACAACGGAAGCGGAGGTTATACATGGGAAATGTTTACAGATTTTTTTAATGATACCGAACACCCAGGTGCAAAAGCAGCTTTTGAATCGGCTTTAGATAGTTGGAGATGTGAAACCAAGGTGAACTGGACTGTAAGTGGAGTTGCTACCACCGTAGATGTTATTGGTGTTGATGGCGATATACCGCCAGACGGCAGGCTTGATGCCGATGGAACCAATGTGGTTAGATTTGACAACGGAAGTGAGTTAGAAGCTGGAGTGCTAGGACGTTGTACGTCTTGGTATTCAGGCTGTTCAACAGGAGGAACACCTAATGCTAATTGGTTTGTAAGCGAAATAGATGTTGTTTTTGACGATGCAACCGATTGGTATTTTGGTAGTGGTTTTCCCAGCTTTTCTCAATATGATTTCCATAGTGTAGCACTACACGAATTAGGACATGCGCATCAATTAGGGCATGTTATAGATGATTCACCTCAACTAGATAATAGTAATGATGTCATGATTTATGCACTGCAAAATAGTGAGCAACAAAGAGTTTTAAGTACTGAGAATATAGCAGGAGGTAATAGTGTACACGACAGAAGTACAACAATAGTGCCTTGTGGAGGAACGTCTGTAATGTCAGATTCTACTATTTGTAATTTAAGCGTTGAAGAAGATGAACTAAACAATGCCATAACCCTATACCCCAACCCAGCAAAAAATCAATTTCATATATATAAAGCGTCATTTATAAATTTAGAAAAAGCTGTAATTTATGATATTAGCGGTCGATTGATTTCAGAACACGACCTGTCAAATCCGTCAAACACAAAAACCATTAAAATGCAAAATGCATCAAAAGGTATTTATTTTGTAAATATTCATTCTGATTTTGCGATGATTACAAAAAAAATGGTATTAGATTAA
- a CDS encoding T9SS type A sorting domain-containing protein: MMNKTTLISIVFTMLFFLSYTPKLQAQGALIEMPLNDQIENTQLIIEGKVIAQKSFWNTDYTNIYTSNTIEVYKVFKGDSPIQIELITKGGWVGDMGETVTPSLQVKPGETGVFFLYDSKTQLANNNTALKKYNPYSGAQAFYKYNTQLNTVNNVFKSFKGIEDNFYTSITSKTKANYKELANKSFKPKTSSTSKTQGPSIEITGVSPSTITAGTYSVLTITGNDFGATMGKVYFQDANSVSGQITALDTQIVSWTNTEIQVQVPGDAGTGSIQVEDAEPTPNKSNFSGLAYITVPYAQITILSGGFEYQTQHVDTNGSGGYTWQMFTDFDANTAAKESFLRAFDTWRCETGVNWDIGATTMINSQQRDGTNIIRFDVGNELEASTLGVCYTYPSTCSSTGTTYVIVDELDIVFNDDTNWEYGTKPAVSPKTDFESVAVHELGHGHQLGHVINSNAIMHRSIGAGQNNRTLSFDDIAGGSDVQLRSVSIDAGCSSTLMTNHSCSLSVEEDELNNAISFYPNPAKDQFYINNASYVNLQKAVIYDISGRLISEHDLSNQSNTKTIKMQNASKGVYFVNIHSDLAVITKKIVID, from the coding sequence ATGATGAATAAAACTACGCTAATAAGCATTGTTTTTACAATGCTTTTTTTTCTATCCTACACACCTAAACTACAAGCTCAAGGAGCTTTAATCGAAATGCCCTTAAATGATCAAATCGAAAACACCCAATTAATTATAGAAGGTAAGGTTATAGCTCAAAAATCATTTTGGAACACCGACTATACAAATATCTACACAAGCAACACAATTGAAGTGTACAAAGTGTTTAAAGGAGATTCGCCTATTCAAATCGAATTAATTACCAAAGGTGGCTGGGTAGGAGATATGGGAGAAACCGTAACACCTAGTTTGCAGGTAAAACCAGGAGAAACAGGCGTGTTTTTTCTGTATGATTCTAAAACGCAACTTGCAAACAACAATACCGCATTAAAAAAATACAACCCATATAGCGGAGCACAAGCATTTTACAAATACAATACACAATTAAATACGGTAAATAATGTTTTTAAATCGTTTAAAGGGATTGAGGATAATTTTTACACCTCCATTACCTCAAAAACCAAAGCCAATTATAAAGAATTAGCAAATAAAAGTTTCAAACCTAAAACAAGCTCGACAAGTAAAACCCAAGGGCCTTCCATTGAAATTACCGGTGTATCCCCTTCAACCATTACAGCAGGAACATATTCCGTTTTAACAATTACAGGAAACGATTTTGGCGCAACTATGGGTAAAGTTTATTTTCAAGATGCCAATTCAGTTTCTGGTCAAATTACTGCATTAGATACTCAAATAGTAAGCTGGACGAATACAGAAATTCAAGTACAAGTCCCTGGTGATGCTGGTACAGGTTCCATTCAAGTAGAAGACGCCGAACCAACACCAAATAAATCCAACTTTAGTGGACTAGCATATATTACGGTACCATATGCCCAAATAACAATTTTAAGTGGAGGTTTTGAATATCAAACACAACATGTAGACACTAATGGCTCTGGAGGCTATACTTGGCAAATGTTTACTGATTTTGATGCTAATACCGCAGCAAAAGAATCCTTTTTAAGAGCCTTTGATACTTGGAGATGCGAAACAGGTGTAAACTGGGATATTGGAGCAACAACTATGATAAACTCCCAACAAAGGGATGGCACTAATATTATACGATTTGATGTAGGAAACGAACTTGAAGCCAGTACTTTAGGTGTTTGTTATACCTATCCATCAACCTGTTCGAGTACTGGGACCACTTATGTGATAGTAGATGAATTGGATATTGTGTTTAACGATGATACAAATTGGGAGTACGGAACAAAACCAGCCGTGAGCCCAAAAACAGATTTCGAATCTGTAGCTGTGCATGAATTAGGTCACGGGCATCAATTGGGCCACGTTATAAATTCAAATGCCATCATGCACCGTTCAATAGGTGCTGGTCAAAACAATAGAACATTAAGTTTTGACGATATTGCTGGCGGTAGCGATGTACAACTCAGAAGCGTTTCCATTGATGCAGGTTGTAGCAGCACCTTAATGACCAACCACTCTTGCTCATTGAGCGTTGAGGAAGATGAGCTTAACAATGCTATTAGCTTTTACCCCAACCCAGCAAAAGATCAATTTTATATTAATAATGCGTCGTATGTTAATTTGCAAAAAGCCGTTATTTATGATATTAGCGGTCGATTGATTTCAGAACATGATTTATCAAATCAGTCAAACACAAAAACCATTAAAATGCAAAACGCATCAAAAGGTGTTTATTTTGTAAATATTCATTCTGATTTGGCAGTGATTACAAAAAAGATAGTGATAGATTAA
- a CDS encoding VPS10 domain-containing protein, with the protein MRFSQKLIICFILCFCFGFSQQPSTPSKALEKANQQKQASTQNSLVKNVHFENIGPTIMSGRVVDLDVNPENPTEFYVGYASGGVWHTTNNGSTFEPILDTSNTQNVGDIAVDWKTKTIWVGTGENNASRSSYAGIGILKSTDNGKTWTNVGLPDSHHIGRILINPNNTNEVVVGVTGHLYSPNKERGIYKTTDGGKTWQQKLFVDDESGIIDVQHAPNNYNVMFASSWTKDRKAWNFNGSGNQSAIYKSTDAGNTWVKITTSESGFPTGHGVGRIGLAVYNENIVYALHDSQFRRTSESETDKKNGLTKEDFKTMSVSAFLNIEDKKLNEFLKTNGFQEKYRAKNVKQLVRSGSVKPIDLAKYLEDANSLLFDTPVIGAEVYKSTDGGKTWQKTHDNYIDDLYYSYGYYFGEIRVDPQDKDGIYIMGVPILKSKDGGKTFTSINKENVHVDHQALWVNPNKQGHLIDGNDGGLNISYDDGESWEKLNVTSVGQFYAINIDYETPYNVYGGLQDNGVWVGAHNAKMDKKWQQEGKHPWQRLMGGDGMHIQIDNRKSNVVYTGYQFGNYFRINRKTGEQKYIQPKHKLGEKPYRFNWQTPILLSSHNQDILYLGGNKLMRSMNQGNDWTAISNDLTNGGKPGNVAYGTLTSISESPFQFGLIYAGSDDGLIHITKNGGGSWENISSNLPKDLWVSRVIASQHKKERVYATLNGYRWDDFSVYAYSSDDYGKTWKDIGANIPLSPVNVIKEDPKNEHILYLGTDNGAYVSFNNGGNWEAFSNGLPAVAVHDIVLQPDANDLLLGTHGRGIYKTNVAHFQTMNASKMNQSIVLFDAEDIKHSMRWGSAYSAWSEVYEPSMDIKFYSKNNGVQTIKILSENQSELHQIIEKAVKGFNTVAYDLTISEKAKKILMKENTSIKINKAENGKYYLPKGKYGVQIGSEKTMITIK; encoded by the coding sequence ATGCGCTTTTCACAAAAACTTATTATTTGCTTTATTTTATGCTTCTGTTTTGGCTTTAGTCAACAGCCTTCAACACCATCAAAAGCTTTAGAAAAAGCCAATCAACAAAAGCAAGCCTCAACTCAAAATTCATTGGTTAAAAATGTGCATTTTGAAAATATTGGACCAACCATTATGAGTGGCAGGGTTGTGGATTTAGATGTAAACCCCGAAAACCCAACAGAGTTTTATGTAGGCTACGCTTCAGGCGGTGTATGGCATACAACCAATAACGGCTCTACCTTTGAGCCTATTTTAGATACGTCAAACACTCAAAATGTTGGCGATATTGCCGTAGATTGGAAAACCAAAACCATATGGGTTGGCACCGGAGAAAATAACGCATCGCGCTCCAGTTATGCGGGAATTGGTATTTTAAAATCTACCGATAACGGTAAAACCTGGACGAATGTTGGACTTCCAGACTCGCATCACATTGGCAGGATTCTTATCAATCCCAATAATACCAACGAGGTAGTTGTTGGTGTAACGGGCCACTTATATTCGCCAAATAAGGAGCGTGGAATTTACAAAACCACCGATGGCGGTAAAACTTGGCAACAAAAACTTTTCGTTGACGATGAAAGCGGTATTATTGATGTGCAGCACGCTCCAAACAACTATAATGTCATGTTTGCTTCATCGTGGACAAAAGATAGAAAAGCGTGGAATTTTAATGGAAGTGGCAACCAATCGGCCATATATAAAAGTACCGACGCGGGCAATACTTGGGTTAAAATTACAACTTCAGAAAGTGGATTCCCTACAGGCCATGGCGTTGGTAGGATTGGTTTGGCTGTGTATAACGAAAACATTGTCTATGCCTTGCACGACAGCCAATTTAGAAGAACTTCAGAAAGTGAAACAGACAAAAAAAACGGTTTGACCAAAGAAGATTTTAAAACCATGTCCGTTTCAGCATTCTTAAATATTGAAGACAAAAAGCTCAATGAGTTTCTAAAAACCAATGGATTTCAAGAAAAATACCGTGCCAAAAATGTAAAACAACTGGTAAGAAGCGGTAGCGTTAAGCCTATTGATTTAGCTAAATATCTTGAAGATGCCAATTCACTCCTTTTCGATACCCCAGTTATTGGCGCCGAGGTTTACAAAAGTACTGATGGCGGAAAAACATGGCAAAAAACACACGACAATTATATAGACGATTTGTATTATAGTTACGGGTATTATTTTGGAGAAATACGGGTAGATCCACAAGACAAAGACGGTATTTATATCATGGGTGTGCCTATTTTAAAATCTAAGGATGGCGGCAAAACATTTACATCTATTAACAAAGAAAACGTGCATGTAGATCATCAAGCACTTTGGGTAAACCCTAACAAACAGGGGCATTTGATTGATGGAAACGATGGTGGATTAAATATAAGCTACGATGATGGCGAAAGTTGGGAGAAACTAAATGTAACCTCCGTGGGGCAATTTTATGCCATAAATATCGACTACGAAACGCCATACAATGTATACGGCGGATTGCAAGATAATGGCGTTTGGGTTGGTGCTCACAATGCCAAAATGGATAAAAAATGGCAGCAAGAAGGCAAACATCCGTGGCAAAGGCTAATGGGCGGCGATGGTATGCACATTCAAATTGATAACAGAAAATCGAATGTGGTTTACACAGGTTATCAATTCGGGAACTATTTTAGAATCAACAGAAAAACAGGCGAACAAAAATATATTCAACCAAAGCATAAGTTAGGCGAAAAACCATATCGTTTTAATTGGCAAACCCCTATTTTATTATCGTCCCACAATCAAGATATTTTGTATTTGGGTGGCAATAAACTCATGCGTTCCATGAATCAAGGGAATGATTGGACAGCCATTAGTAACGATTTGACCAATGGCGGAAAACCTGGTAATGTTGCCTATGGCACATTAACAAGTATTAGCGAATCGCCGTTTCAATTCGGTTTGATTTACGCCGGAAGCGACGACGGCTTAATTCATATCACTAAAAACGGTGGCGGAAGTTGGGAGAATATTTCAAGCAATTTACCCAAAGATTTATGGGTGTCGCGCGTGATAGCATCGCAGCACAAAAAAGAGCGTGTTTACGCCACTTTAAACGGCTACCGTTGGGACGATTTTTCGGTGTATGCTTACAGTAGCGATGATTATGGAAAAACATGGAAAGACATCGGGGCAAACATTCCGCTTTCGCCAGTTAATGTGATTAAAGAAGACCCAAAAAACGAGCATATTTTATATTTAGGCACCGACAATGGGGCTTACGTAAGTTTTAATAACGGTGGAAATTGGGAAGCTTTTAGCAACGGATTGCCAGCAGTTGCGGTTCACGATATTGTGCTACAACCCGATGCCAACGATTTGCTTTTAGGCACTCACGGAAGAGGCATTTACAAAACCAATGTGGCACATTTTCAAACTATGAACGCATCAAAAATGAATCAATCTATCGTGCTTTTTGATGCTGAAGATATTAAACATTCTATGCGTTGGGGAAGCGCTTATAGTGCATGGTCTGAAGTTTATGAGCCTTCAATGGATATTAAATTTTACAGCAAAAACAATGGCGTACAAACCATTAAAATTTTATCTGAAAACCAGTCAGAATTACACCAAATAATTGAAAAAGCAGTTAAAGGTTTTAATACTGTAGCGTACGATTTAACCATTTCTGAAAAAGCTAAAAAAATACTAATGAAAGAAAATACAAGTATAAAAATAAACAAAGCTGAAAATGGAAAATATTATTTACCAAAGGGGAAATACGGTGTTCAAATTGGGTCTGAAAAAACTATGATTACTATAAAATAG
- a CDS encoding succinate dehydrogenase cytochrome b subunit: protein MSGFFKSSIGRKVAMALSAFFLMFFLLQHFAINILSVFSADLFNDVSHFMGTNWFIQFVMQPILIFGVVFHFVMGFILEVRNRKAQGMAYVKNNGAANSSWMSRNMIWSGVAILAFIVLHFIDFWFPEINTKFIQGDWSGTMQGVEGLRYHEELTHKFYSHIRTIAYVIAFVFLMLHLLHGFTSAFQSMGVTAGRKKTLRNIGKAYSILVPLGFIFIALYHHLKYVLS from the coding sequence ATGAGCGGATTTTTTAAATCTTCGATTGGAAGAAAAGTAGCTATGGCACTTTCGGCTTTTTTCTTAATGTTTTTTTTACTTCAACATTTCGCAATTAATATTTTATCTGTTTTTAGTGCAGATCTTTTTAATGATGTTTCTCATTTTATGGGAACCAATTGGTTCATTCAATTTGTAATGCAACCCATTTTAATTTTTGGTGTGGTGTTTCATTTTGTTATGGGATTTATATTAGAAGTGAGAAACAGAAAAGCCCAAGGTATGGCTTACGTTAAAAACAACGGTGCTGCAAATTCTTCTTGGATGAGCAGAAACATGATTTGGAGTGGCGTTGCCATTTTAGCTTTTATTGTTTTGCATTTTATCGATTTTTGGTTTCCAGAAATCAACACCAAATTTATTCAAGGCGATTGGTCTGGAACCATGCAAGGTGTAGAAGGTCTTCGTTATCACGAAGAGTTAACACATAAGTTTTACAGCCATATAAGAACCATAGCATATGTGATTGCATTTGTGTTTTTAATGCTTCACTTGTTGCACGGATTTACATCAGCTTTTCAATCTATGGGTGTAACGGCTGGCAGAAAAAAAACGCTTAGAAATATTGGAAAAGCCTATTCCATTTTAGTTCCATTAGGATTTATTTTTATAGCACTTTATCATCATCTTAAATACGTATTATCTTAG
- a CDS encoding fumarate reductase/succinate dehydrogenase flavoprotein subunit: protein MATLDSKVPKGPIQDKWTDYKNHIDLVNPANKRHIDVIVVGTGLAGGSAAATLAELGYNVKAFAYQDSPRRAHSIAAQGGINAAKNYQGDGDSTYRLFYDTVKGGDYRSREANVYRLAEVSANIIDQCVAQGVPFARDYGGLLDNRSFGGVLVSRTFYAKGQTGQQLLLGAYSAMNRQIARGKIEMFNRHEMLDVVIVDGKARGIIARNLITGEIERHSAHAVVVGSGGYGNVYFLSTNAMGSNATAAWKIHKKGAYFANPCYTQIHPTCIPRSGDYQSKLTLMSESLRNDGRIWVPKNMDDVMAIREGRKKPTDLSEDERDYYLERRYPAFGNLVPRDVASRAAKERCDAGYGVNATGEAVYLDFASAIERYGKEQAKIHNISNPSKEKITELGEAIVEAKYGNLFQMYEKIVDQNPYKTPMMIYPAVHYTMGGIWVDYNLMTTIPGCYCIGEANFSDHGANRLGASALMQGLADGYFVLPYTIGDYLADDIRTGKIPTNTKEFDEAEKEVKDRINFFVNNKGTKSVDYFHKKLGNVMWNKAGMSRNAQGLTEAMAEIKAIREEFWKDVFVPGTANEMNPELEKAGRVADFLELGELFAKDALMRAESCGGHFREESAEESGPQKGEAKRDDENFAFVAAWEYKGEPADAVLHKEELEFKEIELKQRSYK from the coding sequence ATGGCAACACTCGATTCAAAAGTACCAAAAGGTCCAATTCAGGATAAATGGACAGATTATAAAAATCATATCGATTTAGTAAATCCTGCAAACAAACGTCACATCGATGTTATTGTTGTGGGAACAGGTTTAGCGGGTGGTTCGGCAGCTGCAACTTTGGCAGAACTGGGCTATAACGTAAAGGCGTTTGCTTATCAAGATTCCCCTCGACGCGCGCACTCTATTGCCGCTCAAGGCGGAATAAATGCCGCGAAGAATTATCAAGGTGATGGCGATTCAACGTATAGGTTATTTTATGATACTGTAAAAGGTGGCGATTACCGTTCGCGTGAAGCTAACGTATATCGTTTAGCTGAGGTGTCTGCAAATATTATCGACCAATGCGTGGCGCAAGGTGTGCCTTTTGCACGAGATTACGGCGGCTTATTGGATAACCGATCGTTTGGTGGTGTTTTAGTATCAAGAACATTTTATGCCAAAGGACAAACTGGTCAGCAATTGTTATTGGGCGCTTATTCAGCAATGAACCGACAAATAGCTCGTGGTAAAATAGAGATGTTTAACCGCCACGAAATGCTCGACGTTGTTATTGTTGATGGCAAAGCACGGGGTATAATTGCCCGTAATTTAATTACAGGTGAAATTGAAAGACACTCCGCTCATGCCGTAGTTGTGGGTTCTGGTGGTTACGGAAACGTTTATTTCTTATCCACTAACGCCATGGGTTCTAACGCTACCGCCGCTTGGAAAATTCATAAAAAAGGAGCGTATTTCGCAAACCCTTGCTATACACAAATTCACCCAACATGTATTCCACGTTCGGGCGACTATCAGTCTAAATTAACATTAATGTCCGAGTCGTTACGAAACGATGGTCGTATTTGGGTGCCAAAAAATATGGACGATGTGATGGCCATTCGCGAAGGACGAAAAAAGCCAACCGATTTATCAGAAGACGAACGCGATTATTACTTAGAGCGTCGCTACCCTGCATTCGGTAACTTAGTACCTCGCGATGTTGCATCTCGTGCCGCAAAAGAGCGTTGCGATGCCGGTTATGGTGTAAATGCTACAGGTGAAGCTGTGTATTTAGATTTTGCTTCGGCTATTGAACGTTACGGTAAAGAGCAGGCTAAAATTCATAATATTTCAAATCCTTCAAAAGAAAAAATAACAGAATTAGGAGAAGCTATTGTAGAAGCAAAATACGGAAACTTATTCCAGATGTATGAGAAGATTGTAGATCAAAACCCATACAAAACTCCAATGATGATTTATCCAGCGGTACATTATACCATGGGTGGTATTTGGGTAGATTACAATTTAATGACCACCATTCCGGGTTGTTACTGCATTGGTGAGGCTAATTTCTCAGACCATGGCGCAAATCGCCTTGGAGCATCGGCATTAATGCAAGGTTTAGCCGATGGATATTTCGTGTTGCCATATACCATTGGCGATTATTTAGCAGATGATATACGTACAGGAAAAATTCCAACCAATACAAAAGAATTTGATGAAGCGGAAAAAGAAGTTAAAGATAGAATTAATTTCTTTGTGAATAACAAAGGCACCAAGTCTGTAGATTATTTCCATAAAAAACTAGGCAATGTGATGTGGAATAAAGCAGGCATGTCCAGAAATGCTCAAGGTTTAACAGAAGCTATGGCCGAGATAAAAGCCATTAGAGAAGAGTTTTGGAAAGATGTTTTTGTTCCGGGTACAGCAAATGAAATGAATCCAGAGCTTGAAAAAGCAGGTCGTGTTGCCGATTTCTTAGAATTGGGCGAGCTGTTTGCTAAAGATGCTTTGATGCGTGCGGAGTCTTGCGGCGGACATTTTAGAGAAGAATCTGCTGAGGAATCCGGACCACAAAAAGGCGAAGCCAAACGTGACGATGAAAATTTCGCTTTTGTCGCCGCCTGGGAATATAAAGGCGAACCAGCTGATGCCGTATTACATAAAGAAGAATTAGAATTTAAAGAAATAGAACTCAAACAACGTTCGTACAAATAA